A single window of Emcibacter nanhaiensis DNA harbors:
- a CDS encoding CaiB/BaiF CoA transferase family protein, translating into MGPLSGIRIIEFEAIGPAPYCGMLLSDLGADVILVEQAAVSLQGDPEKDFTRRGKRSIMLDLKYPADLETARKLCRGADALIEGRRPGAMERLGLGPDELMADNPGLVYGRITGWGQDGPLSTAAGHDINYVALSGLLGAMGEKDRPPLPPLNVVGDYGGGALFLVVGILSALIARHNTGKGQVIDAAITDGTASLSTLFYGLLAQGRWNLDRGSNLLDGSAPYYRCYETKDGKYVSIGAIEPRFYSLLLDKLGLDPGEFEPQNDPSRWPDYTARFAAIFKSRTREEWCELLEGTDACFAPVLDFAEAARHPHNLARKAHVEGDGLTMPAASPRFSATPAADNRDTPAKDQHRAEILAEIKSGAG; encoded by the coding sequence ATGGGGCCGCTGTCGGGAATAAGGATCATCGAATTCGAGGCCATCGGCCCGGCCCCCTACTGCGGCATGCTGCTTTCCGACCTTGGCGCGGATGTCATCCTTGTCGAGCAGGCGGCTGTCAGTCTGCAGGGTGATCCCGAAAAGGATTTCACCCGGCGCGGCAAACGCTCCATTATGCTCGACCTCAAATACCCCGCCGACCTTGAAACCGCCCGCAAGTTGTGCCGCGGGGCCGACGCATTGATCGAGGGCCGGCGCCCCGGCGCCATGGAACGGCTCGGGCTCGGACCTGATGAGCTGATGGCGGACAATCCCGGACTGGTTTACGGGCGCATTACCGGCTGGGGCCAGGACGGTCCGCTCAGCACGGCCGCTGGTCATGACATCAACTATGTTGCCCTGTCCGGCCTGCTCGGCGCCATGGGCGAAAAGGACCGGCCGCCACTGCCACCGCTCAATGTGGTGGGCGATTATGGCGGCGGCGCTTTGTTCCTGGTGGTGGGGATCCTGTCCGCCCTTATTGCGCGCCATAATACAGGTAAGGGCCAGGTCATTGACGCGGCGATTACCGACGGCACCGCCTCCCTGTCGACCCTGTTCTATGGCCTGCTGGCCCAGGGCCGGTGGAATCTGGACCGGGGCAGCAACCTGCTGGACGGCAGCGCGCCCTATTATCGCTGCTATGAAACCAAAGACGGCAAATATGTTTCCATTGGCGCCATTGAGCCGCGCTTTTACAGCCTGCTGCTGGACAAGCTCGGGCTCGATCCCGGGGAGTTCGAACCGCAGAACGACCCGTCAAGATGGCCGGACTATACTGCCCGGTTTGCGGCAATATTCAAAAGCCGGACCCGGGAAGAATGGTGCGAGCTGCTGGAAGGGACCGACGCCTGTTTTGCGCCGGTGCTTGATTTTGCGGAGGCGGCCCGACACCCCCACAACCTGGCGCGCAAGGCTCATGTCGAGGGGGACGGACTGACCATGCCCGCCGCTTCACCCCGCTTCAGTGCAACACCTGCAGCTGACAACCGGGACACGCCGGCAAAGGACCAGCATCGCGCTGAAATTCTGGCCGAGATCAAGTCAGGCGCGGGCTAG
- the iaaH gene encoding indoleacetamide hydrolase: protein MTISDLTATEALRRIRGGELSIEDYARQVIARAEKLAKLNVFITFDPEQFLEDARRADKAGGNRALCGLPIALKDNIDTKGYPTSGGTAALKGHRPAANAPAVQKLLDQGAIIAGKLNLHELAMGITSNNGVFGAVHNPYNPDMIPGGSSGGSAAAVAAGIVPVALGTDTGGSARIPGALCGVVGFRPTMDRYGNQGAVPISHTRDTIGTFAHTVEDVMLVDEAITAEKSLDALPDLHGVRLGVPRGYFYENLEPDVATAAEKTLDLLRAKGAVLVEADIPDVGPLDEAVSFPVVLYEFLPDLEKYLCKQGCEITVEELVAEIGSPDVKGLSLSLLGEGAMPEEAYRAAIEVHRPALQKAYADYFKAHDVAAVIFPTTPLTARPIGQDETVELNGEQVPTFGTFIRNTDPGSNAGLPGISLPVGLSSAGLPIGMELDGPDGSDRKLLQLAAAIQDVLEPMPAPKL, encoded by the coding sequence ATGACAATTTCCGATCTAACGGCAACGGAAGCACTGCGCCGGATCAGGGGCGGCGAACTCAGCATCGAAGATTATGCCCGCCAGGTTATTGCCCGCGCCGAAAAGCTGGCGAAACTGAATGTATTTATCACTTTTGATCCTGAACAATTCCTGGAGGATGCCCGCCGGGCGGACAAGGCCGGCGGGAACAGGGCGCTGTGCGGCCTGCCGATCGCCCTCAAGGACAACATCGATACCAAGGGTTATCCCACCAGCGGTGGCACGGCGGCGCTCAAGGGGCACCGGCCGGCGGCCAACGCGCCGGCGGTACAGAAACTGCTCGACCAGGGCGCCATTATTGCCGGCAAGCTCAACCTGCATGAACTGGCCATGGGCATTACCTCCAACAACGGCGTGTTCGGGGCAGTACACAATCCCTATAACCCGGATATGATCCCCGGCGGCAGCAGTGGCGGCAGCGCCGCGGCGGTGGCGGCCGGCATTGTGCCGGTGGCGCTGGGTACCGATACCGGCGGCTCTGCCCGCATTCCCGGCGCGCTCTGCGGCGTGGTCGGCTTCCGCCCGACCATGGACCGCTACGGCAACCAGGGGGCGGTGCCCATTTCCCACACCCGCGATACCATCGGCACCTTTGCCCATACGGTCGAGGATGTCATGCTGGTGGATGAAGCGATTACCGCAGAAAAATCCCTGGATGCTCTGCCGGACCTCCACGGCGTGCGCCTTGGCGTGCCGCGGGGCTATTTCTATGAAAACCTGGAGCCGGATGTGGCAACCGCCGCCGAGAAAACCCTCGACCTGCTCCGGGCCAAGGGCGCGGTGCTGGTGGAAGCGGATATCCCCGATGTGGGACCGCTGGACGAGGCAGTCAGTTTCCCGGTGGTGCTGTATGAATTCCTGCCCGACCTGGAAAAATACCTGTGCAAGCAGGGCTGTGAAATCACCGTCGAGGAACTGGTGGCCGAGATCGGCTCCCCCGATGTCAAGGGTCTGAGCCTGTCCCTGCTGGGCGAGGGCGCCATGCCGGAAGAGGCTTACCGCGCCGCGATCGAGGTCCATCGCCCGGCCCTGCAGAAGGCTTATGCCGACTATTTCAAGGCGCACGATGTGGCGGCGGTGATCTTCCCGACCACACCGCTCACCGCCCGGCCCATCGGCCAGGACGAAACGGTGGAGCTGAACGGCGAACAGGTGCCGACCTTCGGTACCTTTATCCGCAACACCGATCCGGGCAGCAACGCCGGCCTGCCGGGCATCAGCCTGCCGGTCGGCCTGTCGTCCGCGGGCCTGCCCATCGGCATGGAACTGGACGGGCCGGACGGCAGCGACCGGAAGCTTCTGCAGTTGGCGGCGGCGATCCAGGATGTGCTGGAGCCGATGCCGGCCCCTAAACTTTAG
- a CDS encoding cytochrome P450 yields MGNHAAKVTACPLSALSDTFHLSNDQLEATFRRARAESPVFYMEDIGFWAVTKYQDIKTVLGDKDRFSSEITLEPLAPVAPEVGQLFRERGFSPRPTLSNNERDDHARIRNNALQAFSPARMKKLEPYIRQLVNEAIDSFEQDKKADLVRQMVYELPALVLFRLLGIPDSDVQKIKMWADSRLILSFGRPSVADQLVAAGHMADYWDYCLAHVQKRIKQPGDDLPSDMLATRGGDDSILTIEDINNVVFGLLLAGHETTTNMSANAVLSLLEQRKSWEALVADPALIRNAVEECLRFRPSVVAWRRLTKVPVELSGVSIPAGERLLCYLPSGNRDEDIFDNGETLDISRSDARAHVSFGYGRHFCLGAALARFELKVILEELTRRLPGLRLSDGQSFEAVEAVQFRGPKELWVEWE; encoded by the coding sequence ATGGGAAATCATGCCGCGAAAGTTACGGCCTGTCCGCTGTCGGCCTTGTCGGATACCTTTCATCTGTCAAATGACCAACTGGAAGCCACGTTCCGCCGGGCGCGGGCGGAAAGCCCGGTCTTCTATATGGAGGATATTGGTTTCTGGGCGGTGACAAAATATCAAGACATCAAAACGGTGCTTGGCGACAAGGATCGTTTTTCGTCAGAGATCACCCTGGAGCCGCTGGCGCCGGTGGCACCGGAAGTCGGGCAGCTGTTCCGGGAGCGGGGGTTTTCGCCGCGGCCGACCCTGTCCAATAACGAGCGCGACGACCATGCCCGGATCCGCAATAATGCGCTCCAGGCCTTCTCCCCGGCACGCATGAAAAAGCTGGAACCCTATATCCGCCAACTGGTCAACGAGGCGATAGACTCTTTCGAACAGGATAAAAAGGCCGATCTGGTGCGGCAGATGGTTTACGAGCTGCCGGCGCTGGTGCTGTTCCGGCTGCTGGGTATTCCCGACAGCGATGTGCAGAAAATCAAAATGTGGGCCGACAGTCGCCTGATCCTGTCCTTCGGCCGGCCGTCGGTGGCGGACCAGCTGGTCGCGGCCGGCCACATGGCGGACTATTGGGATTACTGTCTGGCCCATGTGCAGAAAAGGATCAAGCAGCCCGGGGACGATCTGCCCAGCGACATGCTGGCGACAAGGGGAGGAGATGACAGCATCCTGACCATCGAGGACATTAACAATGTGGTGTTCGGTCTGCTGCTGGCCGGGCATGAAACCACCACCAATATGTCGGCCAATGCTGTGTTGAGCCTGCTGGAACAGCGGAAAAGCTGGGAAGCGCTGGTCGCCGACCCGGCGCTGATCAGGAATGCGGTGGAGGAATGCCTGCGCTTCCGTCCGTCGGTGGTGGCCTGGCGGCGCCTGACCAAAGTACCGGTGGAACTGTCCGGTGTCAGTATCCCGGCCGGCGAACGCCTGCTGTGCTATTTGCCGTCCGGCAACCGGGACGAGGATATTTTTGACAACGGCGAGACCCTTGATATCAGCCGCAGCGATGCCCGGGCCCATGTCTCCTTCGGCTACGGGCGGCATTTTTGTCTCGGGGCGGCGCTGGCGCGGTTCGAACTCAAGGTGATCCTGGAGGAACTGACCCGCCGCCTGCCGGGCCTGCGCCTCAGCGACGGCCAGTCTTTCGAGGCGGTGGAAGCCGTTCAGTTTCGCGGACCAAAAGAGTTGTGGGTGGAGTGGGAATGA
- a CDS encoding class I SAM-dependent methyltransferase — MNEMTALKPELDEARMEEFAGRVCEILNDGAIGYMIFVGHRLRLFDVMSDLGGGGTSAAIAVQAGLSERYVLEWARALTVGGILDYDPLSEIFSLPPERAAMLCRGGAGENLAVFSQHVPMMAAMSDTMLEVFRTGDGIPYGQYPCFHEVMAEDSAMSVVSALFDTILPMTGDTQHRLEQGIDVMDAGCGRGLALMAMAERYPDSRFRGYDLCEEAVEFASAEADRRGLINIFFAVKDLTHLDLEGEFDLITSFDAVHDQKDPADYLKRIFRALRPGGTYLMQDIGGSAKVENNHDFPMAAFLYTISCTHCTPVSRAQGGEGLGTMWGWETAMDMLSDAGFGDIEKRLFDHDPMNVWFVVRR, encoded by the coding sequence ATGAATGAGATGACGGCACTCAAGCCTGAACTTGATGAAGCGCGAATGGAAGAATTCGCCGGTCGTGTGTGTGAAATCCTGAATGACGGCGCCATCGGCTATATGATTTTTGTCGGCCATCGCCTGCGCCTGTTCGACGTGATGTCGGACCTGGGTGGCGGCGGCACCAGCGCCGCCATTGCGGTGCAGGCCGGCCTGTCCGAGCGCTATGTGCTGGAATGGGCCAGGGCCCTGACCGTGGGCGGCATCCTGGACTATGATCCGCTGTCGGAAATCTTCTCCCTGCCGCCGGAACGCGCGGCCATGCTGTGTCGCGGCGGCGCCGGCGAAAACCTGGCGGTTTTTTCCCAGCATGTGCCCATGATGGCCGCCATGTCGGACACCATGCTTGAGGTCTTCCGGACCGGGGACGGCATTCCCTACGGACAATATCCCTGTTTCCACGAAGTGATGGCGGAAGACAGTGCCATGTCCGTGGTCTCGGCGCTGTTTGATACCATCCTGCCCATGACCGGGGATACACAGCATCGGCTGGAGCAGGGAATTGATGTGATGGATGCGGGCTGCGGCCGGGGGTTAGCCCTGATGGCCATGGCCGAGCGCTATCCCGACAGCCGCTTCCGGGGCTATGACCTGTGTGAGGAGGCGGTGGAATTTGCCAGTGCAGAAGCAGATCGCCGCGGCTTGATAAATATTTTCTTTGCGGTGAAGGATCTGACCCATCTCGATCTTGAGGGGGAGTTTGACCTGATCACGTCCTTTGATGCGGTCCATGACCAGAAGGATCCGGCCGACTATCTCAAGCGGATTTTCCGGGCGCTGCGTCCCGGCGGCACCTATCTGATGCAGGATATCGGCGGCTCGGCCAAGGTCGAGAACAACCATGATTTTCCCATGGCGGCTTTTCTCTATACCATTTCCTGTACCCATTGCACGCCGGTGTCCCGCGCTCAGGGCGGTGAGGGCCTTGGCACCATGTGGGGCTGGGAAACGGCAATGGATATGCTGAGCGATGCCGGTTTCGGCGACATTGAAAAAAGACTCTTCGACCATGACCCGATGAATGTCTGGTTTGTTGTGCGCAGGTAA
- a CDS encoding GlxA family transcriptional regulator: MNASKEHSVTDTVTVALLAIPNTSASVLYCLHDVLVSVGDMWTLVTGQQTDVGRFTVSIVSPESQNLRCFGSVRVQPDRFLNENDDYDLIIIPDIVMEPGFEPGPEWATAADWLLKMNDKGTVITTVCTGSVLLAATGLLNGKPCTSHWSTAKVISSRFPEVTVLADRILLPADEEHRLVTSGGSASWEELVLYLIKRYFGYEEAARICKLYLLSDRGDGQLPFTPMIPPRDHEDAVIGECQQWIADHYADENPVSRMASRSKLNERTFKRRFKKATGYRPVEYVQTLRIEEAKQMLETTGDTVEDIALSVGYEDSAFFRRLFRRLAGISPSKYRQKFQTIRQLGT, translated from the coding sequence ATGAATGCCTCAAAAGAACATAGTGTGACGGACACGGTTACAGTCGCTTTGCTGGCCATTCCCAACACCAGCGCTTCAGTGCTCTATTGCCTGCATGATGTTCTGGTTTCTGTTGGTGACATGTGGACACTGGTCACGGGGCAGCAAACCGATGTAGGCCGGTTTACTGTCAGCATTGTCTCCCCTGAAAGCCAAAACCTTCGGTGTTTTGGCAGTGTTCGGGTGCAACCGGACCGCTTCTTAAACGAAAATGACGACTATGATCTCATCATCATTCCCGACATCGTCATGGAACCCGGTTTTGAGCCGGGACCGGAGTGGGCCACCGCCGCTGACTGGCTGCTTAAAATGAATGACAAGGGCACAGTCATCACCACGGTTTGCACCGGCTCCGTGCTGCTGGCCGCCACCGGGCTCCTTAATGGAAAACCCTGTACGTCGCACTGGTCGACGGCAAAGGTTATCAGCAGTCGGTTCCCGGAAGTCACGGTATTGGCAGACAGAATCCTGCTGCCGGCCGACGAAGAGCACAGACTGGTCACCTCCGGCGGCTCGGCATCCTGGGAGGAACTTGTGCTGTATCTGATCAAACGCTATTTCGGCTATGAAGAGGCGGCCCGAATTTGCAAACTCTACCTCCTCAGCGACCGCGGCGACGGTCAGCTGCCGTTTACGCCGATGATTCCGCCACGCGATCACGAGGACGCGGTCATCGGTGAATGCCAGCAATGGATTGCCGATCATTATGCGGATGAAAATCCGGTCTCGCGCATGGCGAGCCGGTCGAAACTGAACGAGCGGACCTTCAAGCGCCGGTTCAAAAAGGCCACCGGCTACCGGCCGGTGGAATATGTCCAGACCCTGCGCATCGAAGAAGCGAAACAAATGCTGGAGACCACCGGCGATACGGTTGAGGATATTGCCCTGAGCGTGGGCTATGAGGATTCCGCCTTCTTCCGCCGGCTGTTCCGGCGCCTGGCCGGCATCTCGCCGTCCAAATACCGGCAGAAATTCCAGACCATCCGCCAGCTGGGCACCTAG
- a CDS encoding MarR family winged helix-turn-helix transcriptional regulator has translation MMNYMETNDDITPVKLIDGRKVLGLDNYCVYQFVAIANRLSSSASARYREEFGVGIVEWRCMVMLALEDGVSAARICQVGGINKALVSRSLARLEELGYVEDHEETKRKPRYLKFTASGRKLYDRMLKQALRREETLREGLSDSEIRELLRLLHKISGNVNKLAGEGGPKE, from the coding sequence ATGATGAATTACATGGAAACGAATGACGATATTACACCAGTTAAACTGATCGACGGTCGCAAGGTGCTGGGGCTGGACAATTACTGTGTTTACCAGTTTGTCGCCATCGCCAACCGGTTGTCCAGCAGCGCCTCGGCCCGGTATCGGGAAGAGTTCGGTGTTGGCATCGTGGAATGGCGTTGCATGGTGATGCTGGCCTTGGAGGACGGGGTCAGTGCAGCCCGGATCTGTCAGGTTGGCGGCATTAACAAGGCTTTGGTCAGCCGGTCGCTGGCCCGGCTCGAGGAGCTGGGCTATGTAGAGGACCATGAAGAGACCAAACGAAAACCCCGTTACCTGAAGTTTACCGCCAGCGGCCGCAAACTCTATGACCGGATGCTGAAGCAGGCCCTGCGGCGGGAAGAAACGCTGCGGGAAGGCTTGTCGGATTCCGAAATCAGGGAGCTCCTGAGACTGCTGCATAAGATTAGCGGGAATGTAAACAAGTTGGCGGGGGAGGGCGGGCCAAAAGAATAA
- a CDS encoding phytoene desaturase family protein, translated as MDQDFIIVGSGINSLVAAALLSRKGHKVTVLERNDWIGGCIRTAEVTLPGFRHDVFSGFHPLFVTSPAYGELAEELHANGLDYVNTDKPTAAILPDGRNFILQMDRGKNVAAMEALGEGQGTAYTRSMGDIEQNTDLIFGLLGAELWKFSTLKLLAKAAWNRGLHGMSSFFGLSLNTCRNWLEADFTSDEIKACFAPWILHTGLDPDSPLSGLMGKLISFTLEVAGMPIVKGGSDNLVKALSAIIESNGGRLLTGQDVKRIIVENGRASGVNCADGTSYRAGKAVICNVTPTQLYGYLLDGEYVPEVTRSEAANYRYGNGDMQIHLALDKMPEWTDPALNDVAMVHLSSGVDSVSRSVNQARRGLLPDCSTVVVAQPTALDPSRAPEGKAILWLQLQELPFLIKGDAAGEIPIPADGLWDEATKDAYADRIIDRLSAHIPGLRDMILARHILSPRDLATQNINLVNGDPYSGACGIEQFMLWRPLKSTKNHETPVKDLYHIGASTHPGPGLAGTSGYLVAQNF; from the coding sequence ATGGATCAGGATTTCATTATCGTCGGCAGCGGGATCAATTCACTGGTCGCCGCCGCCCTGCTTTCGCGCAAGGGCCACAAGGTCACGGTGCTGGAGCGCAATGACTGGATCGGCGGCTGCATCCGCACTGCGGAAGTGACCCTGCCCGGCTTCCGCCATGACGTTTTTTCCGGTTTCCATCCATTATTTGTCACCTCCCCGGCTTACGGCGAACTGGCGGAGGAACTACACGCCAACGGCCTCGACTATGTCAATACTGACAAGCCGACCGCCGCGATCCTGCCCGACGGCCGCAACTTCATCCTGCAGATGGACCGGGGAAAAAATGTGGCCGCCATGGAGGCGCTGGGTGAAGGCCAGGGCACAGCCTATACCAGGTCCATGGGGGATATTGAACAGAATACCGACCTGATTTTCGGCCTGCTCGGCGCGGAACTGTGGAAATTCTCCACCCTCAAGCTGCTCGCCAAGGCCGCCTGGAACCGGGGCCTGCACGGTATGTCGTCCTTTTTCGGCCTGTCGCTCAATACCTGCCGCAACTGGCTCGAAGCCGACTTCACGTCCGATGAAATCAAGGCCTGTTTCGCGCCCTGGATCCTGCACACCGGGCTTGATCCGGACAGCCCGCTGTCCGGCCTGATGGGCAAATTGATCAGTTTCACCCTGGAAGTGGCCGGCATGCCCATTGTCAAAGGCGGCAGCGACAATCTGGTCAAGGCATTGAGTGCGATCATCGAAAGTAACGGCGGCCGTCTGCTGACCGGACAGGATGTGAAACGGATCATCGTCGAGAACGGCCGGGCCAGCGGTGTGAACTGCGCCGACGGCACCAGCTACCGGGCCGGCAAAGCCGTGATCTGCAATGTGACCCCGACCCAGCTCTATGGATATTTGCTGGACGGGGAGTATGTGCCGGAAGTGACCCGCAGCGAAGCGGCCAATTATCGCTACGGCAACGGCGACATGCAGATTCATCTCGCCCTTGATAAAATGCCGGAATGGACCGACCCGGCCCTCAATGACGTGGCCATGGTACATCTTTCCTCCGGCGTGGACAGCGTCTCCCGCTCCGTCAACCAGGCCCGGCGCGGCCTGCTGCCCGACTGCTCCACCGTGGTCGTGGCCCAGCCGACGGCGCTTGACCCCAGCCGCGCCCCGGAGGGCAAGGCGATCCTGTGGCTGCAGCTGCAGGAACTGCCCTTTCTTATCAAGGGGGATGCGGCCGGCGAGATCCCCATCCCGGCCGACGGCCTGTGGGACGAGGCGACAAAAGACGCCTATGCCGACCGGATTATCGACCGCCTGTCCGCCCATATTCCCGGCCTCAGGGACATGATCCTCGCCCGCCATATCCTCTCGCCCCGCGACCTCGCGACCCAGAATATCAACCTGGTCAACGGCGATCCCTATTCCGGCGCCTGCGGCATCGAGCAATTCATGCTGTGGCGGCCGCTGAAATCCACCAAAAACCACGAGACCCCGGTGAAGGACCTATATCATATTGGCGCCTCGACCCATCCCGGGCCGGGCCTGGCCGGCACCTCGGGATATCTGGTGGCACAGAATTTCTAG
- a CDS encoding LacI family DNA-binding transcriptional regulator, with the protein MASKRVTIKDLAKAVGVNPSTVSRALNPATKHLITEEVIEKISKAADEMGYFPNRMAAALVHNKSHTIGLIISTITNPVFPPMVCGLEAALYKAGYTLVTMSSDNIEDYERTAYRRLRERAIDGCILASATREDPVVDEFLKHGFPLVLVNRMTDRQDVNAVINNDEAGMQLAVDHLTSLGHTKIGHISGPLAVSTCYTRLQGFKAGMRAKGLDPDHVVEAKEFSAKEGYRAMKKLLAGNAGLTAVAAGSDILALGCLDAIREAGLSCPEDISLTGFNDIPMMDRISPALTTVTVPQYEIGQKAAEILLAMLEGSQPVDGEAGQVIKVLPKLTLRESTRRLA; encoded by the coding sequence ATGGCCAGCAAAAGGGTAACAATAAAAGATTTGGCAAAAGCGGTGGGGGTGAATCCTTCGACAGTTTCAAGGGCTCTCAATCCCGCGACCAAACATTTGATTACCGAAGAAGTTATCGAAAAAATTTCCAAAGCCGCCGACGAAATGGGATATTTTCCCAACCGCATGGCGGCCGCCCTCGTTCACAATAAATCCCATACCATCGGCCTGATCATTTCCACCATCACCAACCCGGTTTTTCCGCCCATGGTCTGCGGCCTGGAAGCGGCGCTGTATAAGGCCGGCTATACCCTGGTCACCATGAGCAGCGACAATATCGAGGATTATGAACGGACCGCCTACCGGCGCCTCAGGGAGCGGGCCATTGACGGCTGCATCCTGGCCTCGGCCACCCGCGAGGATCCGGTGGTCGATGAATTCCTCAAGCACGGCTTCCCCCTGGTCCTGGTCAACCGCATGACCGACCGCCAGGATGTGAATGCGGTGATCAACAATGACGAGGCGGGCATGCAGCTTGCGGTCGACCATCTGACCAGCCTCGGCCATACCAAAATCGGCCATATCTCGGGCCCGCTGGCGGTGTCCACCTGTTATACCCGGCTGCAGGGCTTCAAGGCCGGCATGCGGGCGAAGGGACTCGACCCGGATCATGTGGTCGAGGCGAAGGAGTTTTCCGCCAAAGAAGGCTACCGGGCCATGAAGAAGCTGCTGGCCGGCAATGCGGGCCTGACGGCTGTGGCGGCGGGGAGTGATATTCTGGCCCTTGGCTGCCTGGACGCCATTCGCGAAGCCGGCCTCAGCTGTCCGGAAGATATTTCCCTGACCGGCTTTAATGACATTCCGATGATGGACCGCATTTCACCGGCCCTGACCACCGTCACGGTGCCGCAATATGAGATCGGGCAGAAGGCGGCGGAGATTCTGCTGGCCATGCTGGAGGGCAGCCAGCCGGTGGATGGGGAGGCGGGCCAGGTGATCAAGGTTCTGCCAAAGCTGACGCTGCGCGAATCTACCCGCCGTCTCGCCTGA